Genomic DNA from Melioribacteraceae bacterium 4301-Me:
AACTTGTGCGGCTAATAGATAAAAACAAGCAAAAAGAAAATAACTGAGTAGCTTTTTCATTTTTTACCTCAATTTTGTGATTAATACTAATTGCAATTGTGAAAATATAGAAAATCTATTTGCTTTTGAAATTTATGATTAACTAAAAGGAAAAAGAATTTTGCAAAATATTTTTTAATTCGTTGTAAATTTTTCAGCAAAAAGCGTTATTAACGAGAATAAGATTTGTTTGTGAATCTATCTTGAAAGCTAATAAATTCCGTTTTCCTTCTTAATAATAGATGAGATTTGTTGTAAGCTGTGCTTAAGTTTTTTTATTTTTGATTCGAGCAGTTGTATTTTGTAAGACTCTAATGATTCTTTTCCCCCCAGCAGCCAATTGATATCACAACCTAATCTTAATAATCTTGCAAGAATCTTTGAACCTGGTTCACGTTTGCCACTAATGTACTGTTGAAGTTGCTGTGGGGATATTTTCATTGCCGCTGCCAATTTTTTTAATGTTCCATACTTTTGCTTTGCAAATATTCTAATTCGTTCGCCAATTCCTAAATTAAATTCTTCGGAAAACAAGTCGGGCATTTGTTCTTCCTCTTCAAATAAGTCAAGTTCAAATTGATAATTGTCTATTATTTCTTTTATCTTTTCATATAACTCGTCGTCGAACTCTTCACTTTCGTAAATAAGATAGTTCAATGTTTGTGATTTAAGCCCTACTTTTTCTGCTATTGAACTGACTTTTATCCCTAATGTGTTAATTAGGTGTTTTATTTCATCTTGCTTTTTCATTAAAATTTATTTTTAATCAACTGATTGGTAGTTAAAATAGTAAATTTCGTTCAATATTCACATTCTTAATATTTTTATAACATTGAGCTTATACCTTAATTCATTATATCAATCTTATATTCTGAATTAGATTTTAATGATTTTATTAAGCAGAAACAAAGATTGAAGCGCAATTTAATTTGGACAAAGCTAAGCACCAGCTAAATTTTGCATTTTATTTTTTGTTTACAAACTATAGCAATATTATTTTTCTTTCTCTTTTATTTTATTAAAGGGAATTTGTATGCCTTTAAAAATTAGTACACCAACTAAGATTACTTCTATCGGCAACAAGACTAAAATTATTGAAGAATTCATTGGGAATGTTAATAGCCAAACTTCAGAAGTAAGTATAGCTAAGATGAAGGCTCCGCCAAATTGGATTGAGCCCGGTCAACGACCAATGTTTGATGAGTATACAATTGTGTTAAAAGGTCAGCTAAATGTTAAAACTGAAAGTGGAGAAATTATTGCCGTCAAAGCTGGCCAAGCTTTGATAGCAAAAAAAGGAGAGTGGGTTCAATACAGCACACCTGATTCTACAGATACAGAGTATATTGCAGTTTGTATACCGGCATTTTCACAGGAAATTGTTAACAGGGATAAATACTGAAGCATGACTTAATAAATGTTGTGATTAAACACTTTGAGACTATCAGCTTAAGAATTGAAAAATGTCTATGTGAAATAGGCGAAGAAAATTTATAGACTGACTTCAATGAAAATCTTGTTTCCATGTGTAATTTAATTTTGCATTTATGCGGTAACTTAACTCAATATGTTATTTCTGGCTTAGGAGGTGAAAAATTCTTTCTTTTGTTAATGAATTGATTAAGGTGAGAGATTATGATTGAAACTATAGTTAATATTTTTCTTGTAATTGAACATGGTTTTGTTGTTAGTTTTAGAGCTAAATCATATCGGATAGATGGTAGCGACGAGGAAAAAATTAAATTCTTAAAGAGAAAAGCTAAGGAAGATTTTGAAAATGCTATGATTTTTGATGCGCCAATAAATAGTAAAGGTCAGTTTATGAAGTACAGTAAATTTGCTAAACTTGAAAATGAGGGAATGCAATACCAATTATTTGAAGAGATATTTCAAAAATTTGGACTTCCTCAAAACCCATTGATTTGTGTAACACCAATAGTAGATGGTAAAAATTTAGGTCAATAATTATAAAAAGTATTTAATTACTACGAAGCCACCAACAAGCAAGATTGTAAAAGCTATTGCAAGCCAATTGAAATACTTATCAATAAACCCTTTTATCTGTTGTCCAAATTTCCAGATTAAGAAAGATACCAAGAAAAATCTTCCTGCTCTGCCAGCTAACGAAGCAAATATAAAGGCAATTAAGTTAATCTGAAAAGCCCCACTTGAAATTGTAAAGACTTTATAAGGAATAGGAGTAAATCCAGCAGTAAAAACAATCCAAAAATCCCACATCTCGTATAATTTTTGCACCTCAAAAAATGTTTTTGTGGAAAAACCAGGTACATGATTAAAGAAGAACAAGGCTATTGAAGAAAATTGATTTTCACCGTTCCACCATAGAAAATAGCCAATATAATAGCCAAGTAATGCTCCGCTAATTGAACCAATTGTACAATTCAATGCAAGCTTAAATGAGTTTGAGCGCGAACCTAAAGCTAATGCAATCAAAAGTGCGTCGGGCGGGATTGGAAAGAATGAAGCTTCTGCAAATGCTAACAAAAATAATGCTGCCGGGCCATAAGGTGTTTCAGCCCAATGCAATACCCAGTCATAAAGCCAACGTAATGTTTTCATCAATCAAGTTTCTTTTGAGTGCGCAATTATAGGAAAAATAAACTTATAAGAAAAAAATAGAGCATCTTTATTTTTTTATTTTAAGAAATTTATAGAACTAATCTATGCCAAAAAATTTTTTTAATGATGACATCTTTCCATTTTAATTATTTTTTGAGTAATAGAATAAAGATTCACCCACTGCTGTCCAAAATAATTTTGAAATCAAATTCCGAAGGGATGAATTACCAAATAAATTTTGAAAACTTCATGATTTTGGACTATTCTACTTGTCTTGTAAATCAATCCCTATCTCGTCCCTATGGGACTTTTAACTTCAGTTTGATATTTATTTATTCTATAACTATATAATCCCATTACATTGGTTTAAGCATAATCAAAGCTTTATTGTCCCGTCAGGACAAAATATTTATAGGATAAAGAACAAAGAAATAGATTAAGTCCCTTTAGGGACGAAATAAAAAATATATTGGACAGATATGGATTCACCAATTGATTGTAAATTTATGTTAGTGAGCTTAATTGATAATAGTGCTTAATTTTTATAAATTTGCCGACTAAAAATTGGCAAAAATGAAAATATTAAACGACCTAAACGAAAAACAAAAAGAAGCTGTTCTCTACAACGCTGGCCCTCACATGATTGTTGCAGGTGCCGGTTCAGGAAAAACAAAAGTATTAACGTATAAAATTGCATATTTAATCAGCGAAGGCATTGAACCCTCCACAATTTTAGCCTTAACTTTCACTAACAAAGCTGCACGTGAAATGAAAGAAAGAATTCGTGCGTTAATTGGTAAAAAAGTTGATTTACTTTGGATGGGGACATTTCATTCTATTTTTGCAAAAATTTTACGTGCTGAGTCTGATTCAATTAATTACAAGAGTAATTTCTCAATTTACGACAGGGAAGATTCTGTCTCATTGGTTAGTAACGTAATGCAGGCACTTAATATTAATATCGATACTCTAACTCCAGGTGGTGTCCAGCATAAAATTAGTTGGCTGAAAAATCAAATGATTAGTCCAGAAGATTATTTAAAAAGTTTTGCAACGACCCTGCCCGAAAAGAAAATTGCTGAAATTTATACTGAATACAATAAAAGACTTAAAGAAAACAATTCAATGGACTTTGATGATTTGCTGTTAAAGCCAATTGAACTTTTTAACTCATCACCTAAGATTTTGCAAGATTATAAAAAGCAGTTTAAGTATATCTTAGTTGATGAATACCAAGATACTAATCGTGCTCAGTATCAGCTGTTAAAAATGCTCAGTCCAGTTAAAGATAAAATTTGTGTCGTTGGTGATGATGCCCAGAGCATTTATGGATGGCGAGGAGCTGAAATTAGAAACATGCTCGATTTTGAAAAGGATTTTCCCAAGGTAAAAATATTCAGATTAGAACAAAATTATCGTTCTACTAAAACTATACTTGCAGCTGCCGATTCTGTTATTAAAAATAATATTGACCAAATACATAAAACGTTATGGACAGAAAATAACGATGGTGAGCAGCTCACCATTATGAAATGCTCTGACGAAAAAGACGAAGCTTTTCAAATTGCAAAAAGGATAAAAAAAGAAATTTCTACAAGAAAACTCTCGTTGAACGACATTGCTATTTTGTACAGAATTAACGCACAATCCCGAGCACTCGAAGATGCCTTGCGTAGAGAAAAAATTCCCTATAAAATTATTGGCGGAGTTGAGTTTTACAGAAGAAAAGAAGTTAAAGATGTTATTGCATATTTGAGGGTGTTAGCAAACCAAAACGATGAAGAAAGTTTATTAAGAATTATGAATTTCCCTCAAAGAGGGATAGGAAATACATCAATTTCAAAAATGATTGCCTTTGCAAGGAAATTAAATATTACTTTGTTCAAAACAATGGCAAGAGTTTTTGAAGTAATTGAAGTAAAAGAAAGAATACAAAAAAATGTTAAGCAGTTTAAACTTTTGCTTGATAAGTACATCGATTTAAAAGAAAAATTATCTTTGTATGAACTGATTTCTACTTTAGTTGATGAATTAGGTATTTTAAAAATTTACAAAGAAGAAAATACACCTGAGTCGTTGGCCAGATACGATAACATTCAAGAGCTTCTCGCAGCAATTCAAGAGTTTACAAAAGAAAATCCAAAAGCTACAATAGATGAATTTTTAGCTGAAGTATCATTAATTAGCGGTGTAGACCAGTTTAATGAAAAAGAAAATTCAGTTACATTAATGACAATTCATAGTGCAAAAGGATTGGAGTTCCCTCTTGTATTTATAACTGGACTGGAAGAAGATATTTTTCCCTTAAATCAAAAATTTGATCCCGATTCAAGAATTGAAGAAGAACGCAGGCTGTTTTATGTGGCTCTTACTAGAGCTAAGGAAAAAGTATTTATTACTTATGCTCGGTCAAGATATAGATTTGGTGAAGTTGCCTACCAGAGTAAATCCCGATTTTTGGAAGAACTAGACCCTAATACCTATCATGAGTTGAATGGTACCAGTGGAAGAAAATCTGGCAGAAGAAGAAAGGGCTTTTATGATGAATTCTATCAAGATAGTTACGAAGACTACGACCAAGAGAGACGTTCGTTTAGGGTTGGCAGCAGGGTGGTTCACAGTATTTTTGGGACGGGAAAAGTGCTCCAAATTACTGGTACTGGCGATATGACAAGAGTAACTATTGCGTTTGAAGAGCATGGCACTAAAACTCTTCTCGCTAAATTTGCGAACTTAAAGTTGGTATAATTAATAATAATTTATTCAAATTAAAGATGAGGTGAAAATGAAAATTGGTGTTTTAACTGGGGGTGGTGACTGCCCAGGATTAAATGCTGTAATTAGGGCAGTGGTACGTAAAGCACTTCTTCTTGGTCATGAATGTATTGGTATTAAAGAGGGTTGGAGAGGGCTCCTAGAAAAAAATTTTGTAAAATTAGACTTAGATTCAGTTTCGGGGATCTTACATCGCGGCGGCACTATCTTGGGTACTTCACGAACAAATGTTTATAAAGTAGAAAATGGTGAAAAAATAGTTAAAGAAAATATAAAAGAAGCTAACATCGATTGTATATGTGCAATTGGCGGTGAAGATACATTGGGTGTTGCTGCTAAATTATTTAAAGCTGGCGTAAATATAGTTGGTGTACCAAAAACTATTGATAATGACCTCAATGCAACCGATTACACTTTTGGCTTCGATACAGCGGTAAATATTGCTACTGAGGCAATAGATAGATTGCATACTACTGCAGAATCTCATAATAGAGTTATTGTTGTAGAAGTTATGGGGCGTCACGCTGGCTGGATTGCCGTTCATGCTGGTATGGCCGGCGGTGCCGACATAATTTTAGTACCAGAAAAACCAGTCAACCTTGAGGAAGTATGTGATATTTTAACTAAACGTCATTCAAGAGGAAAATCTTTTAGTATCGTGGTCGTTTCAGAAGGTGTTAAACTTCAAACTGAAGAACAAACCGATAAGGATGGTTCTTTTGTATTAAGTAGTATGCAAAAAGATGCTTTTGGCCACGTCAGACTTGGCGGAGTTGGCAATATTTTAGCTGAAGAAATTGAAAAAAGAACAGGATTTGAAACCAGAGCAACTGTATTAGGCCATATCCAAAGAGGAGGTTCACCAACTGCTTTCGACCGTGTATTAGCTACTCGTTTTGGCGTCTTTGCAGTTGAGCTAATTGAAAAAAGAAGATTCGGTTATATGGCTGCTCTAAGAGGCAACGAAATTGTCGAAGCATCCTTGGATGATGCTGTGGGTAAATTAAAAACCCTTGATTTAAGATTGTATGATGTTGCCGCTACTTTCTTCGGTTAATAATTTTTTCTGATAATAAATTCAAGAAATTGATTTATAACAAAATCACTATCTCAAAGTGAAGTTGGTAATTTAAGTGACTAAGTAATTTTATGCCGACTTCACTTTTTTATTTATATTTTACTGTTAATTGTATGATTATTGACCAATAGCCTTTTGGGTTAAAAGTTTGGTTATCTCAAATTCTAATTCACCATTTGTATTTTTACTCTCTGCTTTTAATGAATCAATTTTTTTAATGCACCACAGCTTGTCTATCTCATTTTTTTCTGCTACCGAAATAAGCCAGCTCAACTCCGACAGGTGAAAGTTTCCATCAGCACAGGCAAGATTTATACCATCAGTTAAAAAAGAAATAGCTACTTCTTTGCTCGAAAATTTAGGTGCTTCTTCTATAATATACTTGTTTTCTAACAATTCATTAATTGCATCTTGACAAAATTTAGTATCGAATCCTAAAATTTTACCTAATTGCAGAATAGCTCTTTCTTCTTCTTTAGATATTATTTTATCTTTGCCAATTAGAATTAGCAATCCTTTAAGATAATTACTTTTGTCCTGTAAAGTCATTTTTCAATTTTGTACCCACTGTTTTTTATTTGTTGAACCTTTTCTTTCAACTTTTCTAGGACCTTCTTAGCCCAAAGGAATTCGCTTGCTAAAATTGTTAAACCTAATGGAATAACTAATGAAGCAGGACCTGGTGTTATAATCATAATAATGCCTATCCCTAAAACAGTAAAACCCACTATTGCTGTCAAAATCTTTTTGAATTGTTTTAGTGTTTTTATAATCATACTTTAAGATAAAAAATAGAATTGAAGTAACAAAAAGTTTAGAAGTTTTCTACAATAATTTCATCAAGATTATTTTAATACTATAAGTTAATAAAATTAATTTTTGATTTCTGCTTGGTCGCTATCCAGGTACCTGCCGAAATCTTAATTGACGCAAATAACCAACTGATAAAACATCCTGATTAAATTCTTACAGCCAAAATGAATAAAGATGCGAGAAATTCTTGCTTAGCTTCAGGATACTATCTAATTTGGACATATCAAAATATTAATAAAAATACTAGGCTAAAGAATTCGTCAGTTAGATAATACTTGGCAAAAGCAGACTTTATTTTAAAAATTATTTTTTAGCCTAGTTGTTAATTCACAATTTTCTAAAATGTTATTGAGGTAAAAAATGAAAAGTAAAGAATTTAATCCATTCGAGATGGCACAAGCACAGTTCGATAAAGTTGCCACATTTTTAAATTTGGATGATGCTACTCGTCAATTGTTAAGAAATCCGCTGAGAGAATATCAATTTTCAATTCCAGTCCGAATGGATGATGGAAGAGTGCAAGTATTTCGAGGCTTTAGAGTTCAGCATAATGATGCAAGAGGTCCTAGCAAAGGCGGTATTAGATTTCACCCACAGGAGACAATCGACACAGTGAGAGCGCTTGCAATGTGGATGACATGGAAATGTGCAGTTGTTAACATTCCATTAGGCGGTGGTAAGGGAGGTGTAGTATGTGACCCGCACAATTTAAGTATGAGGGAACAAGAGCAAATTTGTAGAGGATGGGTTCGCCAAATGGCAAAAAATGTTGGTCCGTTGAACGATGTTCCCGCGCCTGATGTAATGACAAATGCTCAACACATGTTATGGATGTTAGATGAATATGAGGCAATTCATGGTGCTAAATATCCCGGATTTATTACCGGCAAACCAGTAGGAATGGGCGGCTCTCTCGGCAGAACGGAAGCAACTGGATACGGCGTAATTTTTACTTTACGGGAAGCTTTAAAAGAATTAGGTATTAGGATTGAAGATACAACAGCAAGTGTACAAGGCTTTGGTAACGTTGCCCAATACGCAATTCAACTTTATACTCAAATGGGCGGGAAAGTTATTAGCGTTGCCTCTTGGGATCAAGATGACCAAACTTCTTATTGTTTTAGAAAAAAAGAAGGTATAAATATGTCGCAGCTGCTTGCTATAACAAATAAGTTTGGCGGGATTGATAAAAATAAGGCAAAAGAGTTAGGTTACGAAGTCTTAAAAGGCGATGAATGGATTGAACAAGATGTTACAATTTTAATCCCAGCTGCACTTGAAAATCAAATTCGTGAAGATAATGTTAATAAAATTAGTAAAAGCGTAAAGGTTATAGTTGAAGGCGCAAACGGTCCTACTACTCCTGAGGCTGATAAAGTAATTGAAGAAAGGGGTATATTTTTAATCCCAGATTTCTTAGCAAACGCTGGTGGTGTGACTTGCAGTTATTTCGAACAAGTGCAATCAAATATGAATTATTATTGGGAAAAAGATGAAGTGCTTGGTAAACTTGA
This window encodes:
- a CDS encoding 6-phosphofructokinase, which encodes MKIGVLTGGGDCPGLNAVIRAVVRKALLLGHECIGIKEGWRGLLEKNFVKLDLDSVSGILHRGGTILGTSRTNVYKVENGEKIVKENIKEANIDCICAIGGEDTLGVAAKLFKAGVNIVGVPKTIDNDLNATDYTFGFDTAVNIATEAIDRLHTTAESHNRVIVVEVMGRHAGWIAVHAGMAGGADIILVPEKPVNLEEVCDILTKRHSRGKSFSIVVVSEGVKLQTEEQTDKDGSFVLSSMQKDAFGHVRLGGVGNILAEEIEKRTGFETRATVLGHIQRGGSPTAFDRVLATRFGVFAVELIEKRRFGYMAALRGNEIVEASLDDAVGKLKTLDLRLYDVAATFFG
- a CDS encoding helix-turn-helix domain-containing protein, coding for MKKQDEIKHLINTLGIKVSSIAEKVGLKSQTLNYLIYESEEFDDELYEKIKEIIDNYQFELDLFEEEEQMPDLFSEEFNLGIGERIRIFAKQKYGTLKKLAAAMKISPQQLQQYISGKREPGSKILARLLRLGCDINWLLGGKESLESYKIQLLESKIKKLKHSLQQISSIIKKENGIY
- a CDS encoding PGPGW domain-containing protein, which encodes MIIKTLKQFKKILTAIVGFTVLGIGIIMIITPGPASLVIPLGLTILASEFLWAKKVLEKLKEKVQQIKNSGYKIEK
- a CDS encoding YqaA family protein; its protein translation is MKTLRWLYDWVLHWAETPYGPAALFLLAFAEASFFPIPPDALLIALALGSRSNSFKLALNCTIGSISGALLGYYIGYFLWWNGENQFSSIALFFFNHVPGFSTKTFFEVQKLYEMWDFWIVFTAGFTPIPYKVFTISSGAFQINLIAFIFASLAGRAGRFFLVSFLIWKFGQQIKGFIDKYFNWLAIAFTILLVGGFVVIKYFL
- a CDS encoding Glu/Leu/Phe/Val dehydrogenase — protein: MKSKEFNPFEMAQAQFDKVATFLNLDDATRQLLRNPLREYQFSIPVRMDDGRVQVFRGFRVQHNDARGPSKGGIRFHPQETIDTVRALAMWMTWKCAVVNIPLGGGKGGVVCDPHNLSMREQEQICRGWVRQMAKNVGPLNDVPAPDVMTNAQHMLWMLDEYEAIHGAKYPGFITGKPVGMGGSLGRTEATGYGVIFTLREALKELGIRIEDTTASVQGFGNVAQYAIQLYTQMGGKVISVASWDQDDQTSYCFRKKEGINMSQLLAITNKFGGIDKNKAKELGYEVLKGDEWIEQDVTILIPAALENQIREDNVNKISKSVKVIVEGANGPTTPEADKVIEERGIFLIPDFLANAGGVTCSYFEQVQSNMNYYWEKDEVLGKLDVKMTSAFLSVYELAKKQKLYMRDAAYVISVSRVAQACKDRGWV
- a CDS encoding cupin domain-containing protein, producing the protein MPLKISTPTKITSIGNKTKIIEEFIGNVNSQTSEVSIAKMKAPPNWIEPGQRPMFDEYTIVLKGQLNVKTESGEIIAVKAGQALIAKKGEWVQYSTPDSTDTEYIAVCIPAFSQEIVNRDKY
- a CDS encoding ATP-dependent helicase, with the protein product MKILNDLNEKQKEAVLYNAGPHMIVAGAGSGKTKVLTYKIAYLISEGIEPSTILALTFTNKAAREMKERIRALIGKKVDLLWMGTFHSIFAKILRAESDSINYKSNFSIYDREDSVSLVSNVMQALNINIDTLTPGGVQHKISWLKNQMISPEDYLKSFATTLPEKKIAEIYTEYNKRLKENNSMDFDDLLLKPIELFNSSPKILQDYKKQFKYILVDEYQDTNRAQYQLLKMLSPVKDKICVVGDDAQSIYGWRGAEIRNMLDFEKDFPKVKIFRLEQNYRSTKTILAAADSVIKNNIDQIHKTLWTENNDGEQLTIMKCSDEKDEAFQIAKRIKKEISTRKLSLNDIAILYRINAQSRALEDALRREKIPYKIIGGVEFYRRKEVKDVIAYLRVLANQNDEESLLRIMNFPQRGIGNTSISKMIAFARKLNITLFKTMARVFEVIEVKERIQKNVKQFKLLLDKYIDLKEKLSLYELISTLVDELGILKIYKEENTPESLARYDNIQELLAAIQEFTKENPKATIDEFLAEVSLISGVDQFNEKENSVTLMTIHSAKGLEFPLVFITGLEEDIFPLNQKFDPDSRIEEERRLFYVALTRAKEKVFITYARSRYRFGEVAYQSKSRFLEELDPNTYHELNGTSGRKSGRRRKGFYDEFYQDSYEDYDQERRSFRVGSRVVHSIFGTGKVLQITGTGDMTRVTIAFEEHGTKTLLAKFANLKLV